One genomic region from Vitis riparia cultivar Riparia Gloire de Montpellier isolate 1030 chromosome 17, EGFV_Vit.rip_1.0, whole genome shotgun sequence encodes:
- the LOC117904839 gene encoding kunitz trypsin inhibitor 5-like has product MKTTSLLFSLLLIALAVKPFSVAAESAPDPVLDTEGKKLRSGVDYYILPVFRGRGGGLTLASTGNETCPLDVVQEQQEVSNGLPLTFTPVNPKKGVIRVSTDHNIKFSASTICVQSTLWKLEYDESSGQRFVTTGGVEGNPGRETLDNWFKIEKYDDDYKLVFCPTVCDFCKPVCGDIGIYIQNGYRRLALSDVPFKVMFKKA; this is encoded by the coding sequence ATGAAGACTACATCGTTGCTTTTCTCCTTGCTGCTCATTGCCCTTGCTGTGAAGCCTTTTTCTGTGGCTGCTGAATCTGCTCCTGACCCTGTGCTTGATACTGAGGGAAAGAAGCTCCGGTCCGGAGTTGATTACTACATCCTGCCAGTTTTCCGTGGGAGAGGCGGTGGCCTCACCCTGGCCAGCACTGGGAACGAGACCTGCCCTCTTGATGTTGTCCAAGAACAGCAAGAGGTATCAAACGGTCTCCCGTTGACGTTTACGCCGGTGAACCCCAAAAAAGGCGTGATTCGTGTGTCCACCGATCATAACATCAAGTTCTCTGCTTCCACAATCTGTGTACAATCCACTTTGTGGAAGCTTGAGTATGATGAATCGTCCGGACAACGGTTTGTCACAACTGGTGGGGTGGAAGGCAATCCAGGTCGTGAAACTCTGGATAATTGGTTCAAGATTGAGAAATATGACGATGACTACAAGCTGGTCTTCTGTCCAACGGTGTGTGATTTCTGCAAGCCTGTTTGTGGGGACATCGGCATTTATATCCAGAATGGATACAGGCGTTTGGCTCTGAGTGATGTGCCCTTCAAGGTTATGTTCAAGAAGGCTTGA